The sequence below is a genomic window from Streptosporangium lutulentum.
GGCCCTGACCACCTGGGGCGCGGCGCTGCTCGGCCTGGGGATCGTCCAGGCCGTCACCGGCACCCTCCGCCACCGGATGGCGGTCTACAACTGGTTGACCGCCGCCTACCGGACCGTCCAGGTCACGGTCAGGCAGTCGACCAGGCTGGGCGCGACCCTGCCCAAGCGCATGTCCACCGGCGAGGTCGTCAGCATCGGCAACTCCGACATCGCCCACATCGGCAACGCGATGGACATCATGCTCCGGGGCATCGGCGCGATCGTCGCCATCGCCACGGTGACCATCATCATGATCAGCACCTCCCTGCCGCTGGGCCTGACGGTGCTGATCGGCGTGCCGGTCATGGCCGCCGCCGTCGCGCCCCTGATCAAGCCGCTGAACAGGCGCCAGCACGCCTATCGCGACCTGCAGGGCGATCTCTCCACCCGCGCCGCCGACATCGTCGCGGGCCTGCGCGTGCTGCGCGGCATCGGCGGCGAGCAGGTCTTCGCCGACCGCTACACGGAGGAATCGCAGAAGGTGCGGCACGCGGGGGTGCGGGTGGCCTCGGCCGAGTCGATGCTGGAGGGCGCGCAGATCCTGCTGCCGGGCCTGCTGATCGCCGGGGTGACCTGGCTCGCCGCGAGCTTCGCGGTGCAGGGCCAGATCACCACCGGCCAGCTCGTCTCCTTCTACGGTTACGCGGCCTTCCTGATCGCTCCCCTGCGGACGCTCACCGAGGCGGCCGACAAGCTGACCAAGGGACATGTCGCCGCCCGCCGGGTGATCCGGATCCTCAGCCTCGAACCCGAGATGCGGGGCGGCTCGGGAGACTCCGCCGGCGGCCTGCTGCGCGACGTGGCCTCCGGGGTCGCGATACGCCCCGGCGTGTTCACCGCCGTCGTGGCGGCGGTGCCCGAGGAGGCCATCGCGATCGCCGACCGGCTCGGCCGCTACAGCGACGGCGACGTGGACTTCGGCGACGTGCCGCTGAACACCCTGCCGATCGCCGAGGTCCGCCGCCGGATCCTGGTGGCCGACAACGACGCCAAGCTGTTCGCCGGCGTGCTCAGGGACGAACTGGACATCACCGGCGAGGCCTCCGCCCAGGACATCGCCGACGCGCTGTACAGCGCGTGCGCGGAGGACATCGTCGAGGCGCTGCCCGACGGCCTCGACGGCCACGTCGCGGAGGCGGGCCGGGAGTTCTCCGGTGGCCAGCAGCAGCGGCTCCGGCTCGCCAGGGCGCTGACCGCCGACCCGGAGGTGCTCATCCTCATCGAGCCCACCAGCGCCGTCGACGCGCACAGCGAGGCGCGCATCGCCGACCGGCTGGGCAAGGCCCGTGCGGGCAGGACCACGCTGGTCTGCACGACCAGTCCGCTGGTGCTCGATCGGACCGACTGCGTGATCTTCGTCAAGGACGGTGTCGTGCACGCTCAGGGTGCGCACAGGGAACTGCTGGACACCGAGCCCGCCTACACCGCCGTCGTCACCCGCGGGGCCGACGGGTGAGCGGGCGGAGCACATCAGCCAACACGCCGGAAACCACATCGCCAGGAGAGGTGATCGCATGAGCAAGCAGATTCTGCCGGTCGCCGACCAGGCGCAGGTCCGGGCCTACGCCCGCAGGCTCACCCTGAAGTATCCCCGGGAGCTGTCGGTCGCGCTGGGCCTGCACGGCCTGGCCGCCGTCGCGGGCCTGGCGGTTCCGTGGCTGCTGGGCGGGCTCGTCGAGGGGGTCCAGGAAGGCACCGGGGCCGACGTCACCGGGGTGTCGCTGGGCATCGGCGGCTTCCTGGCCGCCCA
It includes:
- a CDS encoding ABC transporter ATP-binding protein, translated to MARKQAGPLFLGITYAVVWWLAMALVPATMGKGIDAITAKDMSALTTWGAALLGLGIVQAVTGTLRHRMAVYNWLTAAYRTVQVTVRQSTRLGATLPKRMSTGEVVSIGNSDIAHIGNAMDIMLRGIGAIVAIATVTIIMISTSLPLGLTVLIGVPVMAAAVAPLIKPLNRRQHAYRDLQGDLSTRAADIVAGLRVLRGIGGEQVFADRYTEESQKVRHAGVRVASAESMLEGAQILLPGLLIAGVTWLAASFAVQGQITTGQLVSFYGYAAFLIAPLRTLTEAADKLTKGHVAARRVIRILSLEPEMRGGSGDSAGGLLRDVASGVAIRPGVFTAVVAAVPEEAIAIADRLGRYSDGDVDFGDVPLNTLPIAEVRRRILVADNDAKLFAGVLRDELDITGEASAQDIADALYSACAEDIVEALPDGLDGHVAEAGREFSGGQQQRLRLARALTADPEVLILIEPTSAVDAHSEARIADRLGKARAGRTTLVCTTSPLVLDRTDCVIFVKDGVVHAQGAHRELLDTEPAYTAVVTRGADG